In the genome of Labeo rohita strain BAU-BD-2019 chromosome 24, IGBB_LRoh.1.0, whole genome shotgun sequence, one region contains:
- the idi1 gene encoding isopentenyl-diphosphate Delta-isomerase 1 yields MVRFLWAVRRSAAALLVRINKPAARAQTLHLPVQQHTQLYSQVRRLSSPVRMPEISMDNLDEKQVQLLAEMCILIDDNDRKIGADSKKNCHLNANIDKGLLHRAFSVFLFNSEEKLLLQQRSDAKITFPGCFTNSCCSHPLHTASELEEQDAIGVRRAAQRRLQAELGIPTEQVPPEEMTYLTRIHYKAQSDGIWGEHEIDYILFMQKDVDLNPDPNEIQSHCYVSKEELKEILEKAKRKELEITPWFSLIAETFLFKWWDNLHNLKQFINHERIHRM; encoded by the exons ATGGTGCGGTTTTTATGGGCGGTGCGCAGATCAGCGGCTGCGCTGCTCGTCAGAATAAATAAACCCGCTGCCAGAGCTCAAACTCTTCATTTACCTGTTCAACAGCACACACAGCTTTACAG TCAGGTCAGACGGCTCAGTTCACCTGTAAGGATGCCGGAGATTAGCATGGATAATCTGGATGAGAAGCAGGTGCAGTTGCTTGCAGAGATGTGCATCCTCATCGACGACAATGACAGAAAGATTGGAGCTGACAGCAAGAAAAACTGCCATCTCAATGCAAATATCGATAAAG GATTATTGCATCGAGCATTCAGTGTTTTCCTGTTTAACAGCGAGGAAAAGCTGCTCCTTCAGCAGAGATCCGATGCCAAAATCACTTTTCCAG GCTGTTTTACCAACTCTTGCTGTAGTCACCCCCTCCACACTGCTAGTGAACTGGAGGAGCAGGATGCCATTGGGGTCCGACGCGCCGCACAGAGACGCCTGCAAGCTGAGCTCGGCATTCCCACCGAACAG GTGCCTCCAGAAGAGATGACCTACTTGACCCGCATCCACTACAAAGCCCAGTCGGATGGCATCTGGGGCGAGCACGAGATCGACTACATCCTCTTCATGCAGAAGGACGTGGATCTGAATCCAGACCCCAACGAGATCCAAAGCCACTGCTACGTGTCCAAAGAGGAGCTGAAAGAGATCCTGGAGAAAGCCAAGAGGAAAGAGCTGGAGATCACACCTTGGTTCAGCCTCATTGCAGAAACCTTCCTCTTCAAGTGGTGGGACAACCTCCATAACCTCAAACAGTTCATCAACCATGAGAGGATCCACCGCATGTAA